The following are encoded in a window of Rissa tridactyla isolate bRisTri1 chromosome 3, bRisTri1.patW.cur.20221130, whole genome shotgun sequence genomic DNA:
- the CCDC167 gene encoding coiled-coil domain-containing protein 167 isoform X3: protein MHFQLTCFKNIRVTIQANPSIAKHRSAIPVLWDQVTCRGAPLGLRGSCAGASGKLGISTALAELPNNKGLGNCCLIDGLEEKLAHCRQSMEEVDLKLRREKLSPEGRFLLCPKGNNKLCYTYCLLCLI from the exons ATGCATTTTCAGCTAACATGCTTCAAAAATATCCGTGTCACCATCCAGGCAAACCCAAGCATTGCCAAACACAGAAGTGCCATTCCTGTGCTCTGGGATCAGGTGACGTGCCGTGGTGCTCCCCTTGGGCTCAGAGGAAGCTGTGCAGGTGCCTCTGGGAAGCTTGGCATCTCAACAGCCCTGGCAGAGTTGCCTAATAACAAGGGACTTGGAAATTGCTGTCTG ATTGATGGACTGGAGGAGAAGCTGGCACACTGCAGACAGAGCATGGAGGAGGTGGATCTTAAACTGCGCAGGGAGAAGCTCAGCCCTGAAGGAAG GTTCTTGCTCTGCCCCAAGGGGAACAACAAACTCTGTTACACTTACTGCCTGCTCTGTCTCATCTGA
- the CCDC167 gene encoding coiled-coil domain-containing protein 167 isoform X2, which yields MGRRREGLSVAREANPSIAKHRSAIPVLWDQVTCRGAPLGLRGSCAGASGKLGISTALAELPNNKGLGNCCLIDGLEEKLAHCRQSMEEVDLKLRREKLSPEGRKSLERERNLLMTKADNYEKELSALRKENRKNAALAVAMGLLIALIYACWTM from the exons GCAAACCCAAGCATTGCCAAACACAGAAGTGCCATTCCTGTGCTCTGGGATCAGGTGACGTGCCGTGGTGCTCCCCTTGGGCTCAGAGGAAGCTGTGCAGGTGCCTCTGGGAAGCTTGGCATCTCAACAGCCCTGGCAGAGTTGCCTAATAACAAGGGACTTGGAAATTGCTGTCTG ATTGATGGACTGGAGGAGAAGCTGGCACACTGCAGACAGAGCATGGAGGAGGTGGATCTTAAACTGCGCAGGGAGAAGCTCAGCCCTGAAGGAAG AAAGtcactggagagagagagaaacttaCTAATGACCAAAGCTGACAACTATG aGAAAGAACTGAGTGCACTTCGTAAGGAAAATCGCAAGAATGCTGCTCTTGCTGTGGCCATGGGGTTACTGATTGCTCTTATTTATGCCTGCTGGACGATGTGA
- the CCDC167 gene encoding coiled-coil domain-containing protein 167 isoform X1, with protein sequence MHFQLTCFKNIRVTIQANPSIAKHRSAIPVLWDQVTCRGAPLGLRGSCAGASGKLGISTALAELPNNKGLGNCCLIDGLEEKLAHCRQSMEEVDLKLRREKLSPEGRKSLERERNLLMTKADNYEKELSALRKENRKNAALAVAMGLLIALIYACWTM encoded by the exons ATGCATTTTCAGCTAACATGCTTCAAAAATATCCGTGTCACCATCCAGGCAAACCCAAGCATTGCCAAACACAGAAGTGCCATTCCTGTGCTCTGGGATCAGGTGACGTGCCGTGGTGCTCCCCTTGGGCTCAGAGGAAGCTGTGCAGGTGCCTCTGGGAAGCTTGGCATCTCAACAGCCCTGGCAGAGTTGCCTAATAACAAGGGACTTGGAAATTGCTGTCTG ATTGATGGACTGGAGGAGAAGCTGGCACACTGCAGACAGAGCATGGAGGAGGTGGATCTTAAACTGCGCAGGGAGAAGCTCAGCCCTGAAGGAAG AAAGtcactggagagagagagaaacttaCTAATGACCAAAGCTGACAACTATG aGAAAGAACTGAGTGCACTTCGTAAGGAAAATCGCAAGAATGCTGCTCTTGCTGTGGCCATGGGGTTACTGATTGCTCTTATTTATGCCTGCTGGACGATGTGA